CACCTGAATATGTCCGCCCGCTTTTTTGATAACCAGTTTTTGTCCGGTTTTCAGGGCTGATTTACTTGATAATTTGTTCCAGCTTAGGATGTCGCTTTTATCGACCGAGAAACGTTGGGCTATGTTCCACAAAGTATCGCCTTTTTTCACGGTATAGCTTTGCTTCGTTACTTGAGCGTGTTCTTTGATGGAGATTTTGTTGCTGGCGCTCGCTACAACAGTCTCATCGTTGTCTTTGATATTTTTATAGGACATGGGGATTAACAATGTTTTTCCCGCTGTCACCTCATCGTTATCCAGGTGATTGACTGCCTGAATCTGTTCGATAGAGGTATGATGCTTTTGTGCGATGCTTCTCAGCGATTCCTTGCCGCTAACTGTGTGATATTCCCACTTGATCAGTTCATGCTCAGGCAGTCTGGCGATTTTTTCCTTGAACGTATCGGCCTTTTCCACCGGGATCAGTAAACGATGCGGACCTTGTGGCGCCGTGCTCAGTTGCTTGAAAGCCGGATTCAGTTTTAAGAAGTCGTCCAGCGGTGTCTGAGCCATTTCCGCGGCTTTACCCAAGTCGATTTGCGATTGCACGTCAACCAGCTCGAAAAACGGTTCGTTGGCAATATGATGCAGATCCAAATTGTATTTTTCCGGGTTCGCAAAAATTTTGGCGATGGCCAGCAATCTGGGTACGTAAGCGGCTGTTTCGCTATTTAAATCCAGTGACCAATAATCGGTCGCCTGACCACGGCTAAGGTTTTTATCCATGGCGTGGCGAATATTACCTTTACCGGCGTTATACGAGGCCAGGGCCAGCAGCCAGTCGTTGTTGAATTCTTCGCTGAGTTGTTTCAAAAAGGTGGTGGCGGCTTGGGTCGACTCGATGACGTCGCGGCGGCCGTCGTACCAGCTGTTTTGCTCCAAGCCGTATAAGCGACCGGTGGGAGGTATGAATTGCCACAGGCCGGATGCTTTTGCAGGCGATTCCGCGTCGGGTCTGAAGGCGCTTTCCACGACCGGCAACAAGGCCATTTCGCCGGGAATGTTTTTAGCTTCGATTTCGTTAAGAATAAAAAACAGGTAGGGTTCCGCGCGTTGTTGAACCCGGCTCAAGTATTCGGGATTTTTCAGGTAGAAGTTTACTTCTCTATCGATCCTGGCATTATCTATTTCAGGCAATGCGTATAGCGACAGCATGCGGTCCCAAACGGTTGCATGTTCTTTTGAATCGTCGTCTCTAATAAAGCGGTGATTATTGTTGTGACTGCGGGTAAAAACAGAAAACTTGCTGCTGGATGAAGGTGACAAAGGGTCTTTGTGAGCCGTTTGACTACAACCGGTTGCCAGTAAAATGGGCAACAAGTAGGACAGATGTCGGGCCGATTTTTTAGAAATTGAGCGAGGCATTGTCTTTACTCTTAAAATCAAAAAATTAGATGCTACCATGGCTTTGGCGATTAAGCCACCAATCCTTCCCTTTGGGCCAGTATTAGATGAAGAGAAAATTTTTATTTGCACTATATCAAACGCCGCGCGGCAAACTGCTGCAAACCATGGAGGCAAAATATCTGAAACGCTGCATTACCGTGAGTTGCAAGCAGAAGCAGTTGCAAATCGGTGGGCTGGATTGGGAGAGTGAATTCGTTGATTGTTCGCTGTACAGAAATTATGTAATTCTTGACGGGAAAGGCATGGGCGACGCACGCGCCTTGAAAGTAAACGCAAAAGCTTACAATTTACCGATACAAACCGAATCGATGGATTTAGTGATTATTCCGCACATGTTGGAGTTCGATGCGCAGCGCTTTCGCACCATGCGCGAGGTGCATCGGGTATTGAAGCCCGGCGGAGAATTGGTTATTTTGAATTTCAATTCGCTTAGTTTGTATGTACGCTTTCAGTTCTTATGGGATAAAAAAGTCGGCGAGTCATGGCGTGCGCACTTTATGACCCGATCCCGCTTAACCGATTGGTTAAAACTATTGAATTTTGAAATATTGCATACTGCGGAATTCGGTTTGGATGCCTTTACCATCACGCACGGCGGGTTTTCCTCGCCCTTAAAAGCCCTGTTTTCCATGGCCTATGGGCTAAAAGCCGTCAAAAGGCAATATTCCTTGATCCCTCTCACACCGGCAACACAAGGTAAAACCCGGTTGGCGGCAGCTAATATCGGCTTGGAGTCGAATTTACAAAAAACCAAAAATTAATATGACTGAGATTGTAACGGTATACACCGACGGCGCCTGTAAAGGTAATCCAGGGCCTGGTGGCTGGGGGGTGTATATGTCCTACAAGGGTAAAGAAAAACAGTTGTGCGGCGGCGAGCGGGAAACCACGAACAATCGCATGGAACTGATGGCGGCCATTCAGGCTTTGGAGATTTTGAATCGGTCCTGCGCGATTAAACTGCATACTGATTCCAAATACGTGTTGCAAGGTATTACAGAATGGATGGGCAACTGGAAAAAACGTGGCTGGAAAACGTCGGCTAACAAACCGGTCAAAAACGAAGACTTGTGGCGTCGTTTGGATCAGTCTATTCAACGCCACAGCATTGAATGGGTGTGGGTAAAAGGCCATTCGGGCGATCCGGGCAATGAAACGGCCGATAGTTTGGCTAATCAAGGTATACAACAGTTAGATCGAAAAAATTAGCGGAACGGGAGATAACGATGGTAGGTGTGATTGCGGCCTCTTTGGTTGGCGTATGGTTTTATAGCACGGCCGGGCGTTCCGGGCGTCCGCCGGTGTCTTGGGGTATTTCGGGAGTGGTTGTGTATTTTTTGGCGGCTTTGCTGTGGAGTTTGACGGTAACGCCGGGCATCAAGGATGCCGCCATCCATAATCCAAATGGCACGCTGATTTTTATTGTGCGGTATGCCTATATCGGCGTCGGATTGGCCGCCGCCGCAGTAGTGAATTTTTGGCTGAATAAGGCCCAAAATTAATTGCTCCCGCCATGGAATGGTCGGTCTACATCATATTGTGCGGTGACGGTAGTTTATACACCGGTATCAGCACCGATGTGCAGCGGCGGTTTTTACAGCATCAAACAGGTAAGGGTGCAAAGTATTTCAGGCGTTGCCGGCCCAGTTGCGTGATTTTCTCCGAAGCCGGGCACAGTAGAAGCTCCGCTTCGCGGCGCGAGGCGGAAATAAAAAGGATGGCGCGCCAGGATAAGCTCAAACTGATTAAAGATATCGAATGAAGACAACAGGAGAGGGCGGCTACAATCTTAGTTTGCACATGAGAATCGTTTGCATTACCGCTAGCTCTTGACTTATACTCTCTCCGAATTTTTCCTGGAGAGTGACATGAAATTAAGAACCACCAAATTGGCTGCCGCCATAACACTACTTGCTGCGAATACGCAGGTTAGCGCTGCGGGAATCCCGGCTGAAAAACCGCAAACAATGGAAGAGATGTGGAAGATTATTCAGGCGCAACAGCAACAAATCGATAGCATGACCAAAAAACTGGAGACGGTGGCGGAAAAGAAGGCCGCCGGCGATGTCAGTCAAATCGAGCGAAAAACCGACGTATTGACGGAAGAAGTGGAAAAACTACGCACCCAGTTGGTGGTGCCTGAAAAAACCGAATACAAGAGCGCCTATGGTTTAGGCCCTGCTGCATCCAAGGTTTATCAGGTTGGAAAAGGTCTGTCGATAGGCGGATACGGCGAGGCAAATTATCAGGCTAGGGTCGATGATCAAGGCGGTCGAGACGCGAACGGCAATTTAGTCAATCCGGATAACGCCGATTTCGAACGCTTGGTCATTTACGCGGGTTACAAATTTAGCGATAACATCCTCTTCAACAGTGAGATTGAATTCGAACATTCTTCTACCGGTAAAGGTGGGGAAGTCTCTGTTGAATTCGCCGCGCTGGATTTTTTTATCAACAAAATGGCCAACGTACGGGCGGGTATGGTGTTGATGCCGATGGGTTTCATCAACCAAATCCACGAACCGCCATTCTTCTTCGGTAACAACCGGCCGGAAGTCGAGCGCCGCATTATTCCTTCCACGTGGCGTGAAATTGGTGCCGGTTTATTCGGTGAGCTGGCGCCGGGCTTGACTTATACAACCTACGTTGTGAACGGAATGAACGCCGACAATTTTAGCAGTAGCGGCATTCGTAGCGGCCGGCAATCAGGCGCGCAAGCGAAAGCGGAGGATTTGGCCTACGTCGGGCGTTTGGACTATGCGCCTGATTACTTGCCGGGTGTGACCATTGGCGGTTCGGCGTACATTGGCAACTCCGGACAAAACAAACTGTATAACGGCCATAAATTGGACGTGACGACACAGTTATACGAAGCGCATCTACAGTGGAAATACCGCGGTTTGGAATTCAGAACTCTCGGTTCATTCGGCCGGATCGGCGATGCGGCTGCTTTAAGCGCGGCGAAAGGAACTACCATCGGTTCCGAAAACTACGGCTGGTACAGCGAAGTCGGTTACGACATTTTGCCGCATATTTTCCCGGATAGCACCCAATACCTGGCACCGTTTTTCCGCTACGAAAAAATGGACACTCTGGCCAGCGTACCGGTCGGTTTTGCCGACGATTTCAGCAAAGATATTGAAATCTTCCAGATCGGTATGAACTACAAGCCGATTCCCAATGTTGTCATCAAGGCCGACTACCGGAATTTCAATCAAAAAGCCGGTACCTCGCCCGACGACTTTAATTTGGGTGTCGGTTTTATCTTCTAAAAACCAACCGGCAGTTGCGTGACGCTAGCTCACGAACTGCGATACTGTAGCCGTGGATGCGCAAAGTGATTGGCAAATCCACGGCCACTCTCTATCATAAAGCCTGTTTCTTACTGGCTTGATTGTCATCATCTATGCAAATTCATAAATCCCTACGCTTGGTTTTTCTGCTGTTTATTTTGGCTTTTTGGGCCGCACCGGGGCTTTCCACGGTGTTTTACAGCAAGGAAGAAGCCATGAAGCTGGCGTTTGGAGAGGATGCAACGGTTGAAATGCAGTCGCTGTTTCCAACCGCCGAGCAACTGACGGAAATTGAACGCTTGGCCAAAGTCAAATTGGAATCCAAATTATTCAGTTTTTATGTCGGCAAAAAACAGGACGCAATCATCGGTTATGCGGCGATCGAGTCGCACAATGTCAGAACCAAGCCGGAAACCCTGCTGGTTGTGCTCGACCCCAACGGCAACTTGCGGCAAGTGGTGACGTTGGCTTTTCATGAGCCGCCGGAATATCAACCGCCCGAGCGTTGGTTTAACCAGTTACTTAATCGTAAGCTGGATGATTTGAGTTTCGGTAAGGATATTCAAGGGGTGTCCGGTGCAACCTTGAGCACCCGAGCCGCTCTCAATAGTGCCCGTAAGGTGCTGGCCGTATTTCAGGTCATGTTGAAACAGCCGGAAAACTGATGCGTTTTTTTGTCACCGGCGAACAAAATCGCCAATTGTTGATGAACACGCTGATTTTGATGTTTCTGGTCTACGTGGCCTTGTTATGGGTGAGCAACGGCCTGATGTATTTCCATAAAATGAATCTCGGCGTCGATTCTGTCTTGGCGTATTATCTGGGTTCGGAACAGGAATTTACCCAGCCCAGAAGCTATCAGAGTTTATTGGAAGTAACCCATTTCCACCTGTTTGCCATGGGTATGCTGGTGCTGACCTTGACGCATTTAATGTTGATGACGCATTTGCCGACGCTGGTTAAGGTTTGGCTCAGCGTTATCATCTACGCCTCCGCCATAGCCGATGAAGCGGCGGGATGGTTAGTACTGTTCGTGCATCCCGGTTTTGCCTATTTCAAAATAGCGGCCTTTCTGTTATTGGAAACCTCCTTGGCGGTTTTGATTATCGTTGTCATTATCTCGTTAGTACAAGCCAGACGGCGCATAAACTAAGCCGCTGATCGGCGGGCTTTGCGGTTTGCCAACTTGCCTTGTACACTGCGGGCACTACCGCATCTCGACAGGAGAACGTCATGAACAAACATTTATTACTGGTCCGTACCTTTCACGACCAATTCGGCATCGAGCAACCCGAATATCCCGAAACCACGCATTTGTCGGACATGGATATTGTCATGCGCCAAGCCTTGCTGATGGACTGCGGCAGTGAAACGTTTAAAGCCATTACCGGCGGCGATCTCGCCAAGATTCTTGCCGGCCTGGTGGACTTGGCCTACAACGCTTTGGCGGCTATTGCCTGCCGTGGCGACGATGTGGTGTCCACCTCGGTGGCGTGGCGTCAGGACGGTTCGGTATTGTCCGTGATGCGGGTGTTGGCGGACAAAATCAACAATTGTTCCTCCGGAGAAAGTATTCATTATTCGGCTCTTTACAATATCTGCGAGCAACTGGCGCGCGGCTTTATCAACGCGGATTTCGACAAGGCTTTTAACATGGTGCATGCCAATCTGCTGCACAGCGGACGTAGCACAGCGGACGCGGGCCGCGATTACGATCAGCGTATCGCTAAAGAAACCCTGCCGCAGGCGCCGGATTTAAGCGAAGCATTGTACGAATAAAGTATGACGGCAAAACACTATACACTGGGGTTTCTCGGCATCGGTTTAATGGGGCAACCCATGACGCTGCGCTTGCTGGAGGCGGGGTTTGCGGTCAACGTCTGGAATCGCAGTGCCGATAAGTTGTCGGTCGTTGCCGAGGCCGGCGCCCGGGTCTGCGGCAGCGTTGCGGAAGTGGTTGCTGCATCCGACGTGATTTTGATGTGTTTGGCCGATACGGCGGCGGTCGAATGCGTGGTCAACGAGCAGATCATTCCGTGCGGCGGTGCCGGTAAATTGCTTATCGATTTATCCAGCATAGCGCCGGAAACCACGCGCCAACTCGCAAGCCGGCTGAAACAGCAATGCTATATGCGTTGGGTCGATGCGCCGGTCTCCGGCGGCACCGTGGGCGCCGAGCAGGGCAGTTTGGCAATCATGGCGGGTGGCGGCACGGACGATATCGAGGTCGCCCGACAAGTGCTGCAACCGCTGTATAGCCGGTTGACGCACATGGGGCCGGTCGGCAGCGGGCAGACCACTAAAATCTGCAACCAGATGATCGTCAGCTGCAATGTGCTGGTGATTGCGGAAATGATGGCGCTGGCCGAGCAAGCCGGTGTCGAGAGCGCCAAAATACCCGAAGCCTTGGCCGGCGGTTTTGCCGATTCCAAGCCGCTGCAAATCGTCGGGCGGGAAATGGCCGCCGATCGGTTCGAGCCGGTAAAATGGCGGGTAAAAACCCTGTTAAAAGATTTAAACAT
This sequence is a window from Methylomonas methanica MC09. Protein-coding genes within it:
- a CDS encoding nucleoside triphosphate pyrophosphohydrolase family protein; translated protein: MNKHLLLVRTFHDQFGIEQPEYPETTHLSDMDIVMRQALLMDCGSETFKAITGGDLAKILAGLVDLAYNALAAIACRGDDVVSTSVAWRQDGSVLSVMRVLADKINNCSSGESIHYSALYNICEQLARGFINADFDKAFNMVHANLLHSGRSTADAGRDYDQRIAKETLPQAPDLSEALYE
- a CDS encoding LysM peptidoglycan-binding domain-containing protein — protein: MPRSISKKSARHLSYLLPILLATGCSQTAHKDPLSPSSSSKFSVFTRSHNNNHRFIRDDDSKEHATVWDRMLSLYALPEIDNARIDREVNFYLKNPEYLSRVQQRAEPYLFFILNEIEAKNIPGEMALLPVVESAFRPDAESPAKASGLWQFIPPTGRLYGLEQNSWYDGRRDVIESTQAATTFLKQLSEEFNNDWLLALASYNAGKGNIRHAMDKNLSRGQATDYWSLDLNSETAAYVPRLLAIAKIFANPEKYNLDLHHIANEPFFELVDVQSQIDLGKAAEMAQTPLDDFLKLNPAFKQLSTAPQGPHRLLIPVEKADTFKEKIARLPEHELIKWEYHTVSGKESLRSIAQKHHTSIEQIQAVNHLDNDEVTAGKTLLIPMSYKNIKDNDETVVASASNKISIKEHAQVTKQSYTVKKGDTLWNIAQRFSVDKSDILSWNKLSSKSALKTGQKLVIKKAGGHIQVASTAPSIKQISYTVKPGDTLSQISRKFKVNVTDLRKWNNVPKNRADIKPGAKLKIMIEASHSSS
- a CDS encoding GIY-YIG nuclease family protein, with the translated sequence MEWSVYIILCGDGSLYTGISTDVQRRFLQHQTGKGAKYFRRCRPSCVIFSEAGHSRSSASRREAEIKRMARQDKLKLIKDIE
- a CDS encoding FMN-binding protein, with protein sequence MQIHKSLRLVFLLFILAFWAAPGLSTVFYSKEEAMKLAFGEDATVEMQSLFPTAEQLTEIERLAKVKLESKLFSFYVGKKQDAIIGYAAIESHNVRTKPETLLVVLDPNGNLRQVVTLAFHEPPEYQPPERWFNQLLNRKLDDLSFGKDIQGVSGATLSTRAALNSARKVLAVFQVMLKQPEN
- a CDS encoding NAD(P)-dependent oxidoreductase; this encodes MTAKHYTLGFLGIGLMGQPMTLRLLEAGFAVNVWNRSADKLSVVAEAGARVCGSVAEVVAASDVILMCLADTAAVECVVNEQIIPCGGAGKLLIDLSSIAPETTRQLASRLKQQCYMRWVDAPVSGGTVGAEQGSLAIMAGGGTDDIEVARQVLQPLYSRLTHMGPVGSGQTTKICNQMIVSCNVLVIAEMMALAEQAGVESAKIPEALAGGFADSKPLQIVGREMAADRFEPVKWRVKTLLKDLNMAGDLASAHGSAVPMSGLAAQLMQLHGSKGFLEQDPSTLIKLYRSA
- a CDS encoding class I SAM-dependent methyltransferase translates to MKRKFLFALYQTPRGKLLQTMEAKYLKRCITVSCKQKQLQIGGLDWESEFVDCSLYRNYVILDGKGMGDARALKVNAKAYNLPIQTESMDLVIIPHMLEFDAQRFRTMREVHRVLKPGGELVILNFNSLSLYVRFQFLWDKKVGESWRAHFMTRSRLTDWLKLLNFEILHTAEFGLDAFTITHGGFSSPLKALFSMAYGLKAVKRQYSLIPLTPATQGKTRLAAANIGLESNLQKTKN
- the rnhA gene encoding ribonuclease HI, whose product is MNMTEIVTVYTDGACKGNPGPGGWGVYMSYKGKEKQLCGGERETTNNRMELMAAIQALEILNRSCAIKLHTDSKYVLQGITEWMGNWKKRGWKTSANKPVKNEDLWRRLDQSIQRHSIEWVWVKGHSGDPGNETADSLANQGIQQLDRKN